GAGAAGGTATGGGGTCAAGGTGGTTCGTTCTGTATCGTAGGTGCGCATGGTTTGACTTGCCTCCGAGTGAGATTGAGATGGAGCCGCGACCAGGGCGGCAGCAGAAGCTGCAGTGGCGACGAACCGGCGGCGGGTAAGTGAGTTGGCGTTAGACATGGCTGACTTTCCCCTTTCACGCGATAGTCGGAGCCAGGGATCGACTTCTCGACATGGCCGTGAAAATAATTTCAGCCCCGGAGAGATATCACCGGTCTTAATCAAAACCTGTGAGAATACAGGCATGACAACGCATCCCCATGCGCCGGCGCCCGCCCCCACGACACGGCGGACTGTTTTCGGACGCACAAAACTGGTGCTGCTTCTGGCGTTAGCGGCGCTGCTGGTGTTCTTTCTGGTCGTCTCCTGGACGACCCGCGATTCAATGGCCCATCTCCCCTTCCTGAAAGGACAGGGCAAAGCACGGGTGCTGGCCGACCAGGACACTCTTGTTGATACGCGGCCGTGGCAGACGGCGCAGGCCCTGGCTTCGCTGGCGGTGACCGCGGAAGAGGTAGAGTATGCGCGTCAGGCTGAGAAGCTGGCCGACCATGAGGTAGACCAGGCCTTCGCTTCGGCATTACGGCTGGCAAGTGCCCAGGTGCAGCACAAGTCTCTCTCCGGAGAGGCACTGGAGCTCTCGCAAAAAGTTAAAGAGCTGCAGACTCTTGTGAAGCAGGACCAGGCAGCGGTGCAAGCCTTAACTCCCGCTTCCGCTCCGGCAGCAAGCGCCTCCGGTGGAGCCGCACAGGCTGTCGCCAACTCCGACGATCTGGAGATCGCCAAGGCGCAACTTGGGCTTGATACGGACCAACTTGCCGACGCGCAGCAGGATCTGGCGCGTGCGGTCGGCGACCAGCGCAGCCGGATTCAGGAAGAGCTTGCCGAGCGCGAAGCCGCGGTAAAGAAGTATGACAGCGAAGCGCATGGCAACACCCAGACGGCGGTTCTCTCCGCGGGACAGTACGGCACACTGGCGGGGCGCATCCGGGCATGGATGAACCAGCGCAGCCGCTATCAACTGATCCAGCAGGCGCTGCAACAGGCGAACGCGGACATCGCAGCCCTGACCGCGCAGCACAATGCGCTGGAGGCAAAGGCCAACAGCGCGGCAGCCAGCGGCGATGACCATGCCTCACGGCTCGCCAGCCTGAAGGAGCGTGCCGCTGAGCGGCAGATCCTAAGCATCTTTGACGACCGCATCCAATCGCAACAGCAGCTCGCCGATGTCTATCGCAAGTGGAGCGATCAGGTGCTCCTGCAGCATCGGATCGTGCTGCATCTGCTGCTGCAGTCGCTGGCGGTGATTGTTGCCATCCTGATCTGCATGGTACTTACCGACATGCTGCTGCTGCGGTTACTCGAGCGACCGGCGCTTGATCGCAGACGCAAGCAGACGCTGCAGACGATCCTGCAACTGGGCATCCAGGTACTGGGCATTTTGTTGATCCTGCTGGTGGTCTTCGGGTCTCCGCGACAGATGACGACCATTCTGGGCCTCGCAACCGCAGGCCTTACTGTTGTGCTGCAGGACTTCATCCTCGCCTTCTTCGGCTGGTTTGTTCTGATGGGCAGAAACGGCATTCGTGTTGGCGACTGGGTAGAGATCAATGGAGTCGGCGGCGAGGTGATCGAGATCAATCTCTTCCGCACCACGATGCTCGAGACAGGCAACTGGACCGCCAAGGGGCACCCCACCGGCCGCCGCGTGACCTTCATCAACAGCTTCGCCATCCGTGGACAATACTTCAACTTCTCCACCACGGGACAGTGGATGTGGGACGAGATCTCCGTGAGCATCCCCGCATCGGATAACACGTATGAAGTGGTGGAGGAGATTCACAACGTCATCGTGCAGGAGACGGAGAAGAGCGCACGACTCGCCGAAGACGAGTGGAGACGCAGCACACGGCAGTATGGACTGAGCCAGTTCAGCGCCGATCCGGCGATCAACCTGCGCCCTTCTGGTGCTGGGATTGACCTGGTGATCCGCTACATCACGCGGGCGTCAGAACGCTTCGAGACGCGGAACCGGCTGTATCAGCGCGTGATCGATGTGATGCACAAACCGGCTGCGCTTGCGGTGCATACCGGGGAGAAGGTGGGATAGACGGGTCACCTTTTCATTTGTCATTCTGAACGTAGCGCAGGACCCGCTTATTTTTTGTCATTTCGCAGCGACCGAAGGGAGCGGAGAAATCTGCTTCTCTACCCAGTACCCTTCCAAGGGAAAGCAGATCCCTGCGGGATGACAAAACTAAAAAACTATTCGCGCGGAGCGCGAATACCCAGGTCCCCGAGGGACCTGGGCACCCGGTATCGGGGCACCCCGAACGTTATTCAATCATTCAGTTATTCAATTAACTACTTACCTACGAACTCTGCATTGATCCACTTCTTCGTCGCCTCATACTGCTGCGGACGTCCGAGGAAGTTTTTCACCAGAGTATTCGCGCTCGCCGTGCCGCCCGGTTCCAATATCGTCTTGCGATAGCGCATAGCTGCCGGGCCATCGAGCAGGTTCTTTGGATCGAACTGACCGAAGAAGTCCAACGCGATCACCTTACTGAGCTGATAGGTGTAGTAGTTCGATGAGTAGCTGATCAGATGTGTGAAGGTGGCATACATGCGCACGTCCGGTGTGCCGGCATAAGGCGAGTACTTCGCCTGTGCTGTGTACCAAAGCTTATCCACGTCCACGTTCTTCGCCGGAAGATGGAACATCTCCAGCGCGTAGGTGCAGAACTGCAGCTGGCGCTCGACAGCAGTGCCGCGTCCGAACTCGTCGGCGCGGATCATACCGTCGAAGAGCTGTTGCGGCATCAGCTCGCCGGTCTTGTAGTGTTTGGCGAAGGTGTCGAGCACGGCCTTTGAGGCGAAGAACTCTTCCAGCATCTGTGAAGGCGCTTCGACGAAGTCCCACTCAATCGAAAAGGCGCCGGTGCCGGCCCACTGCTGACGGTTGCCGAAGATGCCGTGCAGCATGTGGCCGAATTCGTGAAAGAAGGTCACCACATCGGCGTACTGCATCAGGCCGGGATCGGTTGCCGTTGGCTCCGGGAAGTTTGCATTCAGACGAGCCTCGGGAAGGGCAATCCCCTTCTTACCCTGCACGACCGTGCCGGCATTGAACCACTTGTTCTTGCCGGCACGCGGATGCATGTCGAGATAGATGATGCCGATCTTTTGACGATCTGGCGTGGAGCGGTCGAAGACATCGAAAGCCTTGACCGACGGATCCCAGAGAACAGCGTTTTTCATCTGAACAAACTCGATGTGGAACATGCGGGCGGCGGTGTCGAGCACGCCTTTCTCGACCTCTTCATAAGGGAAGTAGGCGCGTACTGCCTGGGAGTCGAAGTTAAAGTGATCGCGACGGAAGAGCTCGCCAAAATACGAGGCAGAGTAGTCGGGAATCTGCGTCAGGCCGGGCTCCTGCTTCTGCGCGAAGGCGAGAAGCTGGGCGTACTCCTTGTCCATGGCAGGGCGTGCTGCCTTGTCGAGGTCATCGATCAGCGACTGAATGTTGCCGGGTGTGCCGATCATCTTGTCGGCGCTGGACAGTTCAGCCCAGCTCTTCATCCCGATCAACTGGGAGATCTCTTCGCGCATGGCAATGAGTTGGACGAGGAGACCTTTGTTGGCCGGATAGCAGCGGCCCATGTAGGTGAGGTAGAGCTGCTTCCGTAATGCGGCCGACTTGGCATAGGTGATCACCGGCCGATAATCAGGCTCGTCGGTGGTGATGGTCACCATGCCGTGTTCGTCAGGCTGATGACGGGCGATGTAGTCGGCGGGCAGACCATCGAGCTCGCTTGCCTTGACCTTGATGCTGGCAGTACCTTCGGCGATGTTGCGATTGAACTGGAGAGCGACGGCGGTGAGTTTATCCCGCAGATCGCGGATCTTCGCGCGGGTGGCCTCATCTTTATCGACACCGGAGAGCCTATATCCCTGCAGCTCGCGCTCGAGATAATGCTTCGTCTCGGCGTCGAGGCCGTCAGTCTTAATGGCGACCAGCGCGTCATAGAGCTTGCGATTGAGAGAGATCTCCGCACCAACAGAGGACACGCGCCGCAGTTCGGTCTGCGCCACATCGCGTAGCTCCTTCACCGGAGAGGCATTGTTCAACAGCGACGGCCCCATGCTTGCCGTGGAGAGGGCGCGGCCCATCTCATCAAAAGGCGCCAGGGTGTTCTCTACCGTGCGCGCCCCCTGAACTTCGAGAATCTGTTTCTCCAGCCGGGCGACATCGTCGAGGTGACGCTGCACCCAGGCTGTGACGCCGGCAGGATCGGGATTGCCGATCCAGACATGCAACGGATCGTTGGCGGGCGTTTCGGCGATGGCGGGGGCGGCGGTAAGTGTACTCATCAGCAATCCTGCAGCAAGAAGTTTGCGCACAAGCGACGTGCTCCGATTCGATCTGGATTGGGATGAGGATAACGCACTGAGAGACAAAAGCCCCGCTGACATGACGAGGCTTTCTTTACTGGCCGTACCGACAAATTCATTTAGTCTGACGTGGTCTCAGACAACCGCAAAAATGGGTGGGAGCAGCGGGCTTCAGCCCGCTGATAAAGGATAAGAAGTGAATGGGCTTCAGCCCTGGGCTCTCTTGTCGGTTAGAGGAAAGGCCCAGGGCTAAAAAGCCCACGACTCCTACCCGATTCGAGCTTCGCTCGAACATCCCGCCCATCGCGATGCGATGGATGGGGCACCCGGAGTTTGGGCTCCGAAACGTAGGCACTCCCTGAGACTCGTTTAGCTTCCGAAGTAGCGCATATTCTTCAGATTTTCGATCAGGCTCGGTCCGGCAGGCTTCCAACCCAGTACCTGTTGCGTCCATGCGCTGGAGGCCGGCATATCCAGACCGGCGAAGATGGCCAACCAGCCGAAGTGCTCGGCGGCCTGTTCCTGTGAGATCGAGACTACCGGTACCTTCAAACCCTGGCCGACGACCTCAGCGATCTCGCGCATCGTGACGCCTTCTTCTGCTACGGCGTTGTAGCGCTTGCCTGCTTCGCCCTTCTCCAGCACGAGGCGGTACAGCTCTGCCGCTGCAAACCGGGGCACAGCGGGCCAGCGATTGCGTCCCTCGCTGATGTAGGGAGAGATCCCCTTCTGGCGTGCGATCTGAATGGCATAACTGACCAAACCTTGCTTTTCGGTATCGTGCACCTGGGGTAGACGAACGACCATGGTGCGGACTCCGCTTTCTGCTACCGCAGCAGCGGCTTCTTCGGTAGCGCCGCGGGGAATGATCTTCGAGCTCACCGGAGGATCGGTCTCCAGACCGATGTGGCCGTTGCCTCCATGGCCCGCAATGCCGGTGCCGGAGGTGACGATCAGCGGACGGTCGGAGCCGGCGAGCACTTCGCCGATAGCCTGGATCACCTGGCGGTCGGTCTCGCAGTTGGCTGCGAACCGGGAGAAGTCATGATTGAAGGCGGTGTGAATGACGGCATCGGCATTCGCTGCTCCGTTCCGCAGACTTTGAAGATCTTCGAGGTCGCCGCGATGCACCTCTGCTCCCGCGTGGCGGAGCTGCTCCGCGCCCGCATCGGAGCGCGTAAGGCCGAGGACCTGGTGGCCGGCCTGAATGAGTTCCGGAACAATCGCCGAACCGATAAATCCTGTTGCGCCTGTAAGGAAAACCCGCATCGATACTCTCCTCGTTAGAGGGGGTGAAAGCCCCTCTAACGAGACAATAGGTGATGCTCAACATACGATCTATGCTTAGGAATCCGTAATACCTTCGCGAGCGTCCAATATAGCTAGAGCATTTCTCCTGTTGCTGGGTAGCCCGGAAGGGGAGTGCAGCGGCGTTTTCATTGCGGAAAACGCCCATAGATACGGAATCCCTACATTACACCTACAGGAGAAATGCTCTATGGATCCCCTTTCGGCTGTCCTGTCGCTGCTGAAGCCGCGCAGCTATACCTCCGGCGGTATGGATATGGGCGGCGACTGGTCGATCCAGTTCGGGCCGCATAACGGCATCAAGTGCTACGCAGTGGTCTCGGGCGACTGCTGGCTTGCGGTGGACGGTGTTCCCGAGCCGGTGCATATCTCCGCGGGCGACTGCTACCTGTTGCCCTCAGGCCGTCGCTTCCGGATGGCGAGCGATCTCTCGCTGCCGCCCGTCGATGCCCAAACCATCTTTCGCTTCCCTCTGAATGGCGCCATTTCAACCTACAACGGCGGAGGCGCGTGCTTCGGGCTGGGCGGGCACTTTGCGCTCTCGGGCGACAGCAGCATGCTGCTGAAGGTGCTACCGCCCATCGTGCATCTCGCAAAAGAGTCAGACCGCGCCGCGATGCGGTGGTGCCTGGAACGGATGATGCAGGAACTGCGCGACCCGCAGCCGGGCGGATATCTGATTGCGCAGCAGCTTACCTACATGATGCTGGTGCAGGCGCTGCGTCTGCATCTGGCGGAAGAGGGGAACGGCAGTGTTGGCTGGCTGTTTGCGCTGGCGGATAAACAGATCAGTGCGGCGATGAGTTGCATCCACAATGAACCGGCGCGGCGATGGACTCTGCAGCAACTAGCCGAAGAGGCGAGCATGTCGCGGTCCAGCTTCGCGGTGAAGTTCAAGGAGACAGTCGGTTCTTCTCCGATGGAGTACCTGACACGGTGGCGCATGCTGTTGGCTGCCGATAAGCTAGCGAATTCTTCGGATTCAATCGCTGCGATTGCGTTGTCGCTGGGGTATGAGTCAGAGAGCGCGTTCAGCACTGCGTTCAAGCGGGAGATGGGATGTTCGCCGCGGCAGTATGTGCGTGGGTGTGGAGAGACTCGACTTTTAGAAACGAACTCTCCACGAGAAGTGAAAAACGGTTCGAGCGTAGCTCGAATGCCCACGTCCCAGAAGCGGGACATGGTGCACCCGGTGCATGGGTGATCACGATTAATTACTCAAGTGACAGCAACCGTGGGTTCTACTTCGTTTTGGCTTATCGCTGCCCATTCTTTCCGTAAGAACAGCGCAATCGCAGCAGCGAGCAGAAAGCCCGCAGTCGTAATCGAGAGTCCGAAGCCAAACCCGCGCTCCTGCGCAACGCGGCCCACGGTGAAGGGTGCGACCGCGCTGGCGATGCGGCCGAGGTTGTAAGCAAAGCCCATCGCGCGGCCGCGTAGCGCCGTGGGAAAGGCCTCGCTGGAGATAACGGAGAAGCCGCTGAAGAAGCCTGTGCCCCAGAAGCCCACCACCGGGCCGAGCAACAGCAACGCCGTCGGCGTCTTCACCACTGCGTATAGCGGCACCACCAGCGCGGCCATCAGCAGGAAGGTGACGTAGACCGGCTTGCGTCCAAAGCGGTCTGCCAAGGGGCCGAAGCTGACATATCCAAGAAACGTGCCGAGCTGCATCACGATGGTGAACGTAGACGTGTGCAGTACATCGAGACCATGACCGCCTTTGCTGACCGGGGCAGAGAGAAACGACGGCGCCCAGGAGAAGAGTCCCCACCAGGCGAAGAGGCTGGCGGCGTTCATGCTGGTGATCACCAGCGTGCGCGGAGCGAGCTTGCCGCGGAAGAGTGCGCGGGCAGAGACGTTGGTCGCGGGTGTCCAGTGTTCCGGCTCCTTCACCTTGCGGCGGATCCAGATCGTGATCAGCGCAGGAAAGAGGCCCGCGAGAAAGACAGCGCGCCAACCGAAGTGCGGCATAATCAGCGCGACGACTGCGGCAGCCAAGGCATAGCCGATAGCCCATGCACTCTGCACCAGCGCGAGGGCCTTGGCCCGGTGCTGCTGCGGCCAGGTCTCCGCAACTAACGCCGCGCCCGCAGCCCACTCGCCGCCCATACCGATGCCGAGTAAGAACCGGCAGATCGCAAGCTGCGGAACCGTATGGACGAAGGCGCAGAGGCCGGTACAGACGGTATAGATCAGGATCGAAAGTGAGAGAGCACGCGTGCGGCCCAGGCGATCCGCGACAAAACCGAAGCCTATACCTCCGGCAGCGGCGGCGATCAGGGTGAAGCTCATGATCAGACCAGCCGTGGCGGAGCTCATGCCAAGGTCTTTCTGCGCCGCTGGAATAACCATGGAGTAGAGCATGACGTCCATGCTGTCGAGCATCCAGCCGAAGCCGGCGGCCAGCAAAGCATTACGCCGCGCCGGCTGCTTGGCCAGGGACCAGAAGGCTGGATTGTTTGCCAGGCTGTCCGTCAAAGATGCTCCTGCTTCAGAGGGTTAGTGATGCGCCGGGGTTGGAGGTGCGGGCTGCGGCGTTGCGGGCGTCGGATTCGTCTCCAGCGGCTCACCAGCCGTGCCGGTGGGTGCGGTGCCTGCTGTTGCAGGCTGCCCCGGTGCCGCCGCCGATGTGGCTTCTTTGGTCTCCGGCAGAACTGGGCGATCGCGGTTCACAGACCACTGCACGCCATCGAAGAACTCCTTCTGCGTACGCTTGATCTTGAACTTGCCATCGGTAAGGAACTGCAGGTGAGCATGATCGTATGCGAGCCCGGCGCCGGCGACAAGATGTAACCATTCACCGCGTGCGGTTTCGTCCGGAGCCTCGGTATAGCCGTCGTCGTAGGTCACGTCCGGAAAGCGCGCGCTGAAGGCTGACGCGCGTGCGCCCGGCTGCTGGCCCGTAACCGCCATGTAAACACGCACACCTTTATAGATGGGCTGCTGGAAGGCGCGCGGATCCCACTGCTGGCCATAGCGGAAGTAACGCGCGTTCATGCGCGTATTCATATCAAGCACACCCGGGGCCTTGGCCATGCCGTCGACGATGTAGTCGCGCAGCGTGTAGTTCACGGTCTTGCTCTGCGGATGGTCGGCATCGTTGAAGTAATAGAGACTGGTGAACCATCCACGCGGAGCCCACCATGCGCGTCCCAGCTCCGCTCCGTTACGCGAGATGACCCATGCCGAGTACTCGGAGAAGGGCTGCACCCACTCATGCGAGGGATAGCCATGCGGATTGAGGAAGCCGTCCGGCAGCCACGCCTCCCAGAGCTGACGCCGTGTGCGCGACTCGGGATAGAGCGGGTCCTGCTCCCAAAGGCCGGTAATCATATCTGCCGTGAGCGAGGCGTGATAGCCGGCGTGCAGCATGTTGTCGGGTGTGATCCTGGCCAGGTCCATCGCCAGCTCCGCGCCGTCCGGATTGGTGATGGGATGAAGAACGACGTTCACCTTCTCAAGCGACTTACGGCGCGCGGCATCAAGTACCAGCTCTTCAGCGAACTTGTGGATATGACTGGTGCTGCTGACCTCGTTGGCGTGCTGACGGCCGGAGTAAACGATGGCTGCCTTCAGCGTCGTCTCCTTCGCCATGGAGCGCAATGCGGAGGGCGTTGGCAGCATGACGTCCGCCGCCCAGATGTTGTTACCCATGTAACTGCGGCCCATCCAATAGACGTTCACACCCGGGAAGGTGGACAGGCGCGAGAGTAGACGCTCATTCTCGTCGAGCCCGATCGGTTGATCCCACTGCACGTATGTCTTGTCGGCTTTCTGCACGGCAGGTGTAACGTCCGCGATCTGCGGCCGCGGATGCACCGGTGCGGGCACGGCGGCCTGCGCAACGATCTCCTCCGGCTTGGTGTGCTCGGCAGGATGCAGCTCGAGAGGCAACTCAAACTCAAAGGCGAGCTGTTTCAGATGGGGATAAGAGATGCGCGCGGTATATAGCCCGGCCGCGTGCATCTTCTCAAGCCAAGCAAGCTCTGCCTTCGCCTGCTCGGCAGAGAGGACAGTACGCTCCAGCGTGTCTTCGGTGACGAGGTTGCGCCACTCTTCAAATTTGTCTTCATTGCTTGCGACCGGCAGGCTCCACGTAAGAGCGGTCACGGCATCCGAACCTTGCTGGATGCGGGTTGCTACCAGGCGCGGGTCGCCGGCTTCAAGCGCGGAGAGATCGCGCTTGAACTCATCGCCCGCATCGCCGGCCTTCCATGCAAGCTTGACCTGCGGGTGCGAGGCATCGCTACCGTAGAACTCAACATGGATCCGCGGATCTTTGCCCTCATTGGAGAGATGCGCAATGGGGACGATGCGCCCCATGTAATCCATGATGCCGGTCGAAAAAGTATTGCCAAAGATATAGAAGGAGTTCTGCGTCGCGAAGAGAAGATCTTCCTGCAAGCCTTCGAGCGAAGAGATACGTTCCTGATCGAGTCCGAGAGCATAGTCAGGCTCACTCATGTGGAAGTCAACCTTGATCGTGTCGAAGAGTGGCTGGTATTCGAGCTTGGGTTTGCCATTGCTCTGAGCCAGGACGTAGTGAATGATCTTCGGCATGGTGGCGTCCTGGTAGTGTTCCCAGAACATCTCTACGTCGGTAGGCACGCGTTCGGTCGCGATGCAGGTGCCATCGGCTGAAGCGAAGGTCACCCAGCCGGTCTCGATGCCAACCTGCTCGTAGTTATTGAACTCGGTCGAGTAAGGCCGCTGATGCACATAGGTGGTGAACTCGCGGGTGACAATCTCCTTACCCG
This genomic window from Terriglobus albidus contains:
- a CDS encoding mechanosensitive ion channel domain-containing protein; this encodes MTTHPHAPAPAPTTRRTVFGRTKLVLLLALAALLVFFLVVSWTTRDSMAHLPFLKGQGKARVLADQDTLVDTRPWQTAQALASLAVTAEEVEYARQAEKLADHEVDQAFASALRLASAQVQHKSLSGEALELSQKVKELQTLVKQDQAAVQALTPASAPAASASGGAAQAVANSDDLEIAKAQLGLDTDQLADAQQDLARAVGDQRSRIQEELAEREAAVKKYDSEAHGNTQTAVLSAGQYGTLAGRIRAWMNQRSRYQLIQQALQQANADIAALTAQHNALEAKANSAAASGDDHASRLASLKERAAERQILSIFDDRIQSQQQLADVYRKWSDQVLLQHRIVLHLLLQSLAVIVAILICMVLTDMLLLRLLERPALDRRRKQTLQTILQLGIQVLGILLILLVVFGSPRQMTTILGLATAGLTVVLQDFILAFFGWFVLMGRNGIRVGDWVEINGVGGEVIEINLFRTTMLETGNWTAKGHPTGRRVTFINSFAIRGQYFNFSTTGQWMWDEISVSIPASDNTYEVVEEIHNVIVQETEKSARLAEDEWRRSTRQYGLSQFSADPAINLRPSGAGIDLVIRYITRASERFETRNRLYQRVIDVMHKPAALAVHTGEKVG
- a CDS encoding M3 family metallopeptidase; translated protein: MSTLTAAPAIAETPANDPLHVWIGNPDPAGVTAWVQRHLDDVARLEKQILEVQGARTVENTLAPFDEMGRALSTASMGPSLLNNASPVKELRDVAQTELRRVSSVGAEISLNRKLYDALVAIKTDGLDAETKHYLERELQGYRLSGVDKDEATRAKIRDLRDKLTAVALQFNRNIAEGTASIKVKASELDGLPADYIARHQPDEHGMVTITTDEPDYRPVITYAKSAALRKQLYLTYMGRCYPANKGLLVQLIAMREEISQLIGMKSWAELSSADKMIGTPGNIQSLIDDLDKAARPAMDKEYAQLLAFAQKQEPGLTQIPDYSASYFGELFRRDHFNFDSQAVRAYFPYEEVEKGVLDTAARMFHIEFVQMKNAVLWDPSVKAFDVFDRSTPDRQKIGIIYLDMHPRAGKNKWFNAGTVVQGKKGIALPEARLNANFPEPTATDPGLMQYADVVTFFHEFGHMLHGIFGNRQQWAGTGAFSIEWDFVEAPSQMLEEFFASKAVLDTFAKHYKTGELMPQQLFDGMIRADEFGRGTAVERQLQFCTYALEMFHLPAKNVDVDKLWYTAQAKYSPYAGTPDVRMYATFTHLISYSSNYYTYQLSKVIALDFFGQFDPKNLLDGPAAMRYRKTILEPGGTASANTLVKNFLGRPQQYEATKKWINAEFVGK
- a CDS encoding SDR family oxidoreductase is translated as MRVFLTGATGFIGSAIVPELIQAGHQVLGLTRSDAGAEQLRHAGAEVHRGDLEDLQSLRNGAANADAVIHTAFNHDFSRFAANCETDRQVIQAIGEVLAGSDRPLIVTSGTGIAGHGGNGHIGLETDPPVSSKIIPRGATEEAAAAVAESGVRTMVVRLPQVHDTEKQGLVSYAIQIARQKGISPYISEGRNRWPAVPRFAAAELYRLVLEKGEAGKRYNAVAEEGVTMREIAEVVGQGLKVPVVSISQEQAAEHFGWLAIFAGLDMPASSAWTQQVLGWKPAGPSLIENLKNMRYFGS
- a CDS encoding AraC family transcriptional regulator, with translation MDPLSAVLSLLKPRSYTSGGMDMGGDWSIQFGPHNGIKCYAVVSGDCWLAVDGVPEPVHISAGDCYLLPSGRRFRMASDLSLPPVDAQTIFRFPLNGAISTYNGGGACFGLGGHFALSGDSSMLLKVLPPIVHLAKESDRAAMRWCLERMMQELRDPQPGGYLIAQQLTYMMLVQALRLHLAEEGNGSVGWLFALADKQISAAMSCIHNEPARRWTLQQLAEEASMSRSSFAVKFKETVGSSPMEYLTRWRMLLAADKLANSSDSIAAIALSLGYESESAFSTAFKREMGCSPRQYVRGCGETRLLETNSPREVKNGSSVARMPTSQKRDMVHPVHG
- a CDS encoding MFS transporter, which produces MTDSLANNPAFWSLAKQPARRNALLAAGFGWMLDSMDVMLYSMVIPAAQKDLGMSSATAGLIMSFTLIAAAAGGIGFGFVADRLGRTRALSLSILIYTVCTGLCAFVHTVPQLAICRFLLGIGMGGEWAAGAALVAETWPQQHRAKALALVQSAWAIGYALAAAVVALIMPHFGWRAVFLAGLFPALITIWIRRKVKEPEHWTPATNVSARALFRGKLAPRTLVITSMNAASLFAWWGLFSWAPSFLSAPVSKGGHGLDVLHTSTFTIVMQLGTFLGYVSFGPLADRFGRKPVYVTFLLMAALVVPLYAVVKTPTALLLLGPVVGFWGTGFFSGFSVISSEAFPTALRGRAMGFAYNLGRIASAVAPFTVGRVAQERGFGFGLSITTAGFLLAAAIALFLRKEWAAISQNEVEPTVAVT
- a CDS encoding M14 family metallopeptidase translates to MKRLALPIACTLVLAATSPLHSQKKKPVTPAPATSKPAPAAEAAAPAPAVEKETFLENPWQLGMLLQDTNGDKIADAVCGHIIVPTNPNAAENAAAANLAARIGYESSALTLPVVIQGAPQAVTGCTGSAPNIWIGESSVPAASSAAVHAVAGTLGFGEGAVVAVDGGIAIVGPDPVGLLNAANAYAQRAPFLWSVPGDKIGLPAKNINAALVKGKSTAKTELQALVFAGNNSGIRRAVLKLDGTIDVATLQKLLKPEEGTGTAVSFGVVREVQIMLGETPLTFAGSAAARAGALPAMPEGNGDARVLDLARLYTIKGLLTGNAKKPIPAGTAAKLYVPAGQQGIAMANLAARIGLETVGITLPLAVPETGVTVSQLQGTPVIVEGSPAADHLRDLLAAKPNIDLDKMQPGAGKALPALAAGEGELRIVDHAAGKSDALLIRGDNAGAAAALDYAANHLPYLWEPNKRYASVEEVRDDLRHFFGQKSDVGQAAAALYHLDQWSAKLAKEHPAGLTSIRAEIDVDEVDPKLNGFIRDMLAERLHTTNIEVVTGSKHAGVKCCDGDVPMHLQSEVASFKQAAPTFAEDLTFEWEGKRMLATAQKLAAQAHAGEPVLVQAGVSESPEQRKLLATHLKSALEAAGVKNARVEVLSSYKQGYSWLVDSVEPELAAKHADKLTIEFAPYRDPKSESTMRTEERWVQELYPVDEILARDLKLPLANIAFKKMTSDSGPTYRVRAFDKSGKEIVTREFTTYVHQRPYSTEFNNYEQVGIETGWVTFASADGTCIATERVPTDVEMFWEHYQDATMPKIIHYVLAQSNGKPKLEYQPLFDTIKVDFHMSEPDYALGLDQERISSLEGLQEDLLFATQNSFYIFGNTFSTGIMDYMGRIVPIAHLSNEGKDPRIHVEFYGSDASHPQVKLAWKAGDAGDEFKRDLSALEAGDPRLVATRIQQGSDAVTALTWSLPVASNEDKFEEWRNLVTEDTLERTVLSAEQAKAELAWLEKMHAAGLYTARISYPHLKQLAFEFELPLELHPAEHTKPEEIVAQAAVPAPVHPRPQIADVTPAVQKADKTYVQWDQPIGLDENERLLSRLSTFPGVNVYWMGRSYMGNNIWAADVMLPTPSALRSMAKETTLKAAIVYSGRQHANEVSSTSHIHKFAEELVLDAARRKSLEKVNVVLHPITNPDGAELAMDLARITPDNMLHAGYHASLTADMITGLWEQDPLYPESRTRRQLWEAWLPDGFLNPHGYPSHEWVQPFSEYSAWVISRNGAELGRAWWAPRGWFTSLYYFNDADHPQSKTVNYTLRDYIVDGMAKAPGVLDMNTRMNARYFRYGQQWDPRAFQQPIYKGVRVYMAVTGQQPGARASAFSARFPDVTYDDGYTEAPDETARGEWLHLVAGAGLAYDHAHLQFLTDGKFKIKRTQKEFFDGVQWSVNRDRPVLPETKEATSAAAPGQPATAGTAPTGTAGEPLETNPTPATPQPAPPTPAHH